In the Topomyia yanbarensis strain Yona2022 chromosome 3, ASM3024719v1, whole genome shotgun sequence genome, one interval contains:
- the LOC131688175 gene encoding uncharacterized protein LOC131688175 has translation MRSVIRGCYQCARVSPVPASQYMGQLPLARITPSRPFTASGVDYAGPIYLKPIHKRANAAKAYICIFVCFSTKAVHIELVSDLSTPAFIAALRRFIARRGRPTDIFSDNGKNFEGAKNELEHLYHWLGGNEGEAIQSHCANEGINWHLNPPKAPNFGGLWEAAVKVAKNHMYRQLRNSRLSFEDLNTVLTEIEAAMNSRPLVPLSEDPNDLSCLTPAHFLIGSTMHFIPETNIMDVQMSRLNHYQSMQRLFQQFWHHWRGEYLQEMQKCTNLTGENNELRIGRLVVIVDEF, from the coding sequence ATGAGAAGCGTTATCCGAGGATGCTACCAATGCGCCCGAGTGAGTCCTGTTCCTGCGAGTCAATATATGGGGCAACTACCTCTAGCTCGAATTACTCCAAGCCGCCCGTTCACTGCTAGTGGAGTGGACTATGCCGGCCCAATATATTTGAAACCTATCCACAAGAGAGCAAACGCAGCGAAGGCATACATTTGtatatttgtttgctttagTACAAAGGCCGTTCACATTGAGTTGGTAAGCGACCTCTCCACGCCAGCCTTTATAGCCGCGCTACGACGTTTCATCGCCCGGAGAGGTCGTCCAACTGACATCTTCTCGGACAACGGCAAGAACTTCGAGGGTGCCAAAAACGAGCTCGAGCACCTATACCACTGGCTCGGAGGCAACGAAGGGGAAGCCATTCAGTCACACTGCGCCAACGAAGGCATCAATTGGCACTTAAATCCGCCAAAGGCTCCCAACTTTGGCGGTTTATGGGAAGCTGCAGTGAAGGTTGCTAAAAATCATATGTACCGCCAGTTGAGAAATTCCCGTTTGTCATTCGAGGACTTGAACACAGTCCTGACAGAAATCGAAGCCGCAATGAATTCTCGACCATTGGTGCCACTTTCCGAAGATCCGAACGATTTATCCTGCCTCACTCCGGCCCATTTTCTAATTGGGTCGACAATGCACTTCATACCAGAAACCAATATAATGGACGTTCAGATGAGCAGATTGAACCACTACCAATCCATGCAGCGTCTATTCCAGCAATTTTGGCATCATTGGCGCGGCGAGTATCTGCAAGAGATGCAAAAATGCACAAATTTAACCGGAGAAAACAATGAGCTACGTATTGGACGCCTCGTGGTAATCGTCGACGAATTTTAG
- the LOC131688174 gene encoding uncharacterized protein LOC131688174 gives MAPLVRQVHIQQQQDGNDPQPVTSNAGRVGVAPLHRCGSDPDPFVTFDPAFENGNPFSPGIWDEKKGRPKAVLSFSGIIISVGIGERTLDEEASPAGAATLWESGDDGRRAADNDLPQEFFRFRAEGGVENGVGNLKAIAFATMEGFMTKQQLTTRRTTLLASLSRAEQFMERYNEERDKLEAAFHDTFSALIHSNPDVAGSYPVTSTQTRDGPINESSMFSATTAVKLAKSGHHSPLPDAEKSILMLTVVLVVVDRYGKEHLARALLDCGSQPNIISERMVQILRLKRKRANVLIQGIGNQPQHVTQSVSTQVRSRKEDFALDVNFLILEKVTSNLPACDVLIDDWCLPEKLFLADPNFNKRAGIDMIIGNEHFFSCFKTAARIELSNSLPTLVDSVFGWLVSGTATIFQPSHEVLHHSITAVSLATLEESLERFWETEELPNQSNYSIDEQNCEQLYAANVARDSEGRYVVRFPRHPNFEEMLGESKAAAQRRFESLERRLYHDDQLQKEYSKFLHEYIALGHMRLVPPHDKFVSNQCFLPHHPVVKELAEDEGRSYPLGGPALRKGYYVDDFIAGAQSVEEATQLRSELNELLSKGGFSLRKWTSNKLQVLQGLSADEIGTHSSLKFDKDETVKALGISWEPQRDILRFDTNISQKGKLTKRAILSKISQLFDPLGLIAPVIIRGEILMQHLWLESYGWDDEVPENIATKWKRYSEQLPLLTGFRVSRYAFLPNAEIQLHTFADASETAYGACTYARSVDTQCNISVQLLASKSRVAPLKRVTLLRLELCAADLAAKLHSRIIQALQINIASSFFWSDSMVTLQWLKSPPNTWKTYIANRVSAIQTATHGAQWKHVASKQNPADLVSRGLETSELLNSAVWKHGPAWLSLIQEQFPSSSIPDYPNDGKERRKVVVASAKIEPLHNPYFSRFSSHNRLVRVTAYCLRFAQRCLMKTRTQLSNEPLRISLAVKELTNAQSILVRIAQHDVFKQEIKDLKRD, from the exons GACCTTGGACGAGGAAGCTTCTCCGGCTGGTGCTGCTACTCTCTGGGAAAGTGGTGATGACGGCAGGCGAGCTGCCGACAATGACCTGCCTCAAGAATTTTTCCGCTTCCGTGCGGAAGGTGGTGTCGAGAACGGGGTGGGTAATTTGAAAGC GATAG CGTTTGCTACGATGGAAGGCTTTATGACCAAGCAGCAATTGACAACGAGGAGAACTACGTTGCTCGCTTCGTTGAGCCGCGCCGAGCAGTTTATGGAACGATACAATGAGGAACGGGACAAACTCGAGGCAGCTTTCCACGACACATTTTCCGCGCTCATACACTCGAATCCTGACGTGGCAG GAAGTTACCCAGTAACATCGACACAAACGCGCGATGGTCCCATTAATGAATCTTCGATGTTTTCCGCGACAACTGCCGTCAAATTAGCGAAATCTGGCCACCATTCACCGCTGCCTGATGCCGAGAAGAGTATTTTAATGCTGACGGTGGTTCTGGTTGTAGTCGATCGATATGGGAAGGAACATTTGGCTCGAGCTTTGCTGGACTGTGGTTCGCAGCCAAACATAATTTCCGAAAGAATGGTACAAATCCTTCGGTTAAAGCGAAAAAGGGCGAATGTGCTTATTCAGGGAATAGGTAACCAGCCACAACATGTAACTCAATCCGTTTCCACGCAAGTCCGGTCTCGCAAGGAAGATTTCGCTTTGGATGTGAACTTCTTGATTTTGGAAAAGGTAACGTCAAACTTACCAGCCTGTGACGTGCTTATTGATGACTGGTGTCTTCCCGAGAAATTATTTTTGGCTGATCCAAATTTCAACAAACGAGCCGGTATTGATATGATAATCGGAAACGAACACTTTTTCTCATGTTTTAAAACAGCTGCAAGAATTGAGCTATCCAATTCCCTGCCGACGTTAGTGGACAGCGTCTTCGGATGGTTAGTTTCAGGAACAGCGACTATATTTCAACCCTcacatgaagttttgcatcacTCCATTACCGCTGTTTCGCTTGCTACCCTCGAGGAAAGTTTAGAACGGTTTTGGGAAACAGAAGAGCTGCCAAACCAATCCAATTATTCCATAGATGAGCAAAACTGTGAGCAGTTATATGCAGCGAATGTTGCCAGAGATTCTGAGGGAAGATACGTGGTGCGATTTCCCCGCCACCCCAACTTCGAAGAAATGCTTGGGGAGTCTAAAGCGGCTGCACAGAGACGTTTTGAATCACTAGAGCGAAGGTTGTACCACGATGACCAGCTGCAAAAAGAATATAGTAAATTCCTTCATGAGTACATAGCCCTTGGACATATGCGCCTGGTTCCACCCCACGACAAATTTGTTTCCAACCAATGTTTCCTCCCACATCACCCGGTTGTCAAAGAG CTTGCCGAAGACGAAGGAAGGTCGTACCCCTTGGGAGGCCCAGCTCTGCGGAAAGGCTATTACGTTGATGATTTCATCGCCGGAGCTCAATCAGTGGAAGAAGCAACACAACTACGATCTGAGTTGAATGAACTGTTATCCAAAGGCGGATTTTCTCTGCGaaaatggacatcgaacaagcTCCAGGTTCTACAGGGCCTTTCGGCGGATGAAATTGGAACTCACTCATCTTTGAAGTTCGACAAGGATGAAACTGTCAAAGCTCTCGGCATCTCATGGGAACCTCAAAGAGACATATTGAGATTCGATACTAACATCAGCCAGAAAGGAAAGTTGACAAAGCGAGCAATACTTTCCAAAATTTCACAACTTTTCGACCCTTTGGGTCTGATCGCTCCAGTTATAATACGCGGAGAAATTCTAATGCAACACCTGTGGTTGGAGTCCTATGGATGGGATGATGAAGTTCCCGAGAACATAGCAACGAAATGGAAACGATACTCCGAGCAGCTACCATTGCTAACTGGTTTTAGAGTGAGCCGCTATGCCTTTCTGCCGAACGCCGAGATTCAACTACACACGTTTGCAGACGCCTCCGAAACAGCCTATGGAGCATGTACATACGCAAGATCCGTCGACACTCAGTGCAATATTTCAGTACAACTGTTGGCTTCAAAATCTCGTGTAGCACCGCTCAAGCGGGTTACTCTTCTTAGGCTGGAGTTGTGTGCTGCTGATCTTGCCGCAAAACTCCATTCCAGGATAATCCAAGCACTGCAGATTAATATCGCCTCATCGTTTTTTTGGTCCGACTCCATGGTTACATTACAATGGCTGAAATCTCCGCCAAACACCTGGAAAACCTACATAGCCAATCGAGTGTCGGCTATTCAGACTGCTACCCACGGAGCGCAATGGAAACATGTTGCTAGTAAGCAAAACCCAGCTGACCTAGTATCACGGGGtttggagacaagtgaacttTTAAACAGCGCAGTTTGGAAACATGGTCCCGCCTGGTTATCCCTCATCCAAGAACAGTTTCCTTCATCGAGCATTCCCGATTACCCCAACGATGGAAAAGAAAGACGAAAGGTGGTAGTTGCTAGCGCCAAAATAGAACCACTGCACAATCCCTACTTTTCACGATTTTCATCGCACAATCGACTTGTTCGCGTTACAGCTTATTGTCTCCGGTTTGCCCAAAGATGTCTCATGAAAACCCGGACGCAGTTATCCAATGAACCCCTACGTATTTCGCTTGCAGTCAAGGAGTTGACAAACGCCCAATCGATTCTCGTTCGAATTGCTCAGCATGATGTGTTCAAGCAGGAGATCAAAGATTTGAAAAGGGACTGA